One region of Chaetodon auriga isolate fChaAug3 chromosome 5, fChaAug3.hap1, whole genome shotgun sequence genomic DNA includes:
- the LOC143320510 gene encoding E3 SUMO-protein ligase ZBED1-like produces the protein MKRTGRRRSSVWDCFEQEGNFVRCMKCDATLKYCGGATSSMINHMSRFHPSTPPLDEDEKPVICTVQCNDEDAAANADIMQIAIMSPSAPERDSGERKRLKRSSVWDIFIKVDDEVHCTMCDTKLKYRSSTTSMMYHIKNKHPDTMPNDGVSVAAHAEVTELISRMIEKDMLPISVVSGDGFRELLAYTVHNYKLPSPGDVTRLIEGHFHEKAEELAMQLGRVEKVALTADFWTALPFQRYITVFCSFITEDWQGRSAVLQTHKLSSDSHVTTASVTERLLSTVQNWGIAGKVIACVHNNTRDIPSAHGCAHVTWDYATCFATTLQLAVSDGLSDDLVRIIIAAGKLVKHFGHNLLASEALEQKQVQMCLPQHKLIRSSKARWDTICDMFERLLEQRWAIKAVLSDRTVTSRQEAQTLEIEDDCWQIIENFTPVLATLKWATTVISAETEVSISNIYPITFSLIQTHLVPRESDIEQVSEFKVKVQKSLRNHMEVDSNDLASKPALIASMLDPRHKHLSFLTPTGRLAAKVKLHELVSKLDVMTASVGPKDEQQETLITPDISQVAMPSQMRSNTKNTMMLLLGDNYSSSYATDSEAQVDYYLRDIAPSLDINPLDWWKVNGPRFPKLATLARHYLCVPGVSLPSLLSEAGQTFATMRTRLSPEHVDMMIFVNRNS, from the exons ATGAAGCGTACGGGGAGGAGACGGAGCTCTGTGTGGGACTGCTTTGAACAGGAGGGGAACTTCGTCCGCTGCATGAAATGTGATGCTACGCTGAAGTACTGCGGCGGAGCCACCAGCTCCATGATCAACCACATGAGCAGGTTCCATCCGTCCACCCCACCGCTGGACGAGGACGAGAAGCCGGTGATTTGCACCGTGCAGTGCAACGACGAGGACGCCGCCGCTAATGCGGACATCATGCAGATTGCGATCATGTCACCCAGCGCCCCCGAGCGCGACTCCGGAGAGAGGAAGCGCCTGAAGCGGAGCTCCGTTTGGGATATTTTCATCAAAGTGGACGACGAGGTTCACTGCACGATGTGCGACACCAAGCTGAAATACAGGAGCAGCACCACCAGCATGATGTACCACATCAAAAACAAGCACCCGGACACTATGCCCAATGATGGCGTGTCGGTGGCCGCGCATGCAGAGGTGACTGAGCTGATCTCCAGAATGATAGAGAAGGACATGCTTCCCATCAGCGTGGTCAGCGGTGATGGTTTTCGTGAGCTGCTTGCATACACGGTGCACAATTATAAACTGCCATCTCCTGGAGATGTAACGCGTCTTATTGAAGGCCATTTCCACGAGAAAGCGGAGGAGCTTGCGATGCAGCTGGGTCGAGTGGAGAAAGTGGCTCTCACTGCTGATTTCTGGACGGCCCTCCCGTTTCAGAGGTACATTACAGTTTTCTGCTCGTTCATCACAGAGGACTGGCAGGGGAGGTCGgctgtgctgcagacacacaagctATCGTCCGACAGCCACGTTACTACAGCCAGCGTCACAGAGAGGCTTCTCAGCACTGTGCAGAACTGGGGTATCGCTGGGAAAGTGATTGCATGTGTTCATAACAACACACGGGACATCCCGTCAGCCCACGGGTGCGCCCATGTCACCTGGGACTACGCCACTTGCTTTGCCACCACATTGCAGCTCGCAGTCAGCGACGGGCTGAGTGATGATCTAGTCCGCATCATCATTGCTGCAGGGAAACTCGTCAAGCACTTCGGTCACAACTTGCTGGCGAGTGAGGCCTTGGAGCAGAAGCAAGTTCAGATGTGCCTGCCACAGCACAAGCTGATCCGGTCCAGCAAAGCCAGATGGGACACCATCTGCGATATGTTTGAGCGGCTACTTGAGCAAAGGTGGGCGATCAAAGCTGTCCTCTCTGATCGCACGGTCAccagcagacaggaggcccAGACCCTTGAGATTGAAGATGACTGTTGGCAAATAATCGAGAATTTCACACCCGTGCTGGCAACGCTGAAGTGGGCAACAACAGTCATATCCGCTGAAACAGAGGTGTCGATTTCAAACATCTACCCAATCACATTCAGCCTCATTCAGACCCACCTTGTGCCGAGAGAGAGCGATATTGAGCAAGTCTCTGAGTTCAAGGTGAAAGTTCAGAAGTCACTTAGAAATCACATGGAG GTTGACTCGAATGACCTCGCCTCCAAACCAGCGCTGATTGCCTCTATGCTGGACCCTCGTCACAAACATCTCAGCTTCCTGACGCCAACGGGGAGACTGGCTGCAAAGGTTAAACTGCATGAACTGGTTTCAAAATTAGATGTGATGACTGCCTCTGTGGGCCCAAAGGATGAGCAGCAGGAGACCCTGATCACGCCCGACATTAGCCAGGTGGCCATGCCCTCGCAAATGAGAAGCAACACCAAAAACACCATGATGTTGCTTCTAGGAGACAACTACAGTTCCTCCTATGCCACGGACTCTGAGGCTCAGGTAGATTACTACCTGAGAGACATCGCTCCCTCGTTGGACATAAACCCTCTGGACTGGTGGAAGGTAAATGGACCGAGGTTCCCTAAACTGGCCACTCTGGCGAGACACTATTTGTGCGTACCTGGGGTGTCACTGCCATCTTTATTGTCAGAGGCTGGACAAACATTTGCCACAATGCGTACAAGACTGAGCCCAGAGCATGTTGACATGATGATCTTTGTAAACAGAAATTCATAG
- the wdr54 gene encoding WD repeat-containing protein 54 translates to MYHKEKSIQIKNSASALYNNLSVLRIAPRRLTYFTVVHANVVNMVSASWDGLNYSHRQLQSKEPNVATSTSLIMQAAFCVLPSRDLLVVTSQKGIQMYESDGSIMVYWHALDTPETPTAQAVFARGISAVWENYICVGVSSGAILVFDVPSKGSNITLSEVLEEHKESITDMASECSGSQECIADLVSADDGGNLCVWKSGEEFQMLNKIPGFDMSCSSVKLWKGTVVAGYGTGQIRIYEAVTGILHAEVNAHARWIYSLDIAPFSGLLLSAAEDSLVRVWHLTLTPETNSVEVAHLHNECVTDTQICGAKFCDGDGYAFAVTGYDLSEIIRYTQT, encoded by the exons ATGtatcacaaagaaaagagcatcCAGATCAAAAACAGCGCGTCGGCGCTGTACAACAACCTCAGCGTGCTGCGCATCGCCCCGCGGCGGCTCACCTACTTCACGGTGGTCCATGCCAACGTGGTCAACATGGTCAGCGCCTCCTGGGACGGCCTCAACTATTCCCACCGTCAGCTGCAGTCCAAGGAGCCCAATGTCGCCACAAGCACATCGCTCATCATGCAG GCTGCATTTTGTGTCCTGCCCTCTCGTGATCTGCTGGTGGTGACCTCTCAGAAAGGCATCCAG ATGTATGAATCTGATGGCTCCATCATGGTGTACTGGCATGCCCTGGATACTCCAGAAACACCTACAG CTCAGGCCGTGTTTGCTCGAGGGATATCAGCAGTGTGGGAGAATTATATATGTGTGG GtgtttcatctggtgcaattcTAGTATTTGATGTTCCCAGTAAAGGCAGTAACATTACCCTGTCTGAGGTCCTGGAGGAGCATAAGGAGTCCATCACTGACATGGCCTCGGAGTGCTCTGGCAGCCAG GAGTGCATAGCTGATCTGGTCAGCGCAGATGATGGGGgcaacctgtgtgtgtggaagtctGGGGAGGAATTTCAGATGCTGAACAAGATCCCTGGCTTTGA TATGAGCTGCTCATCTGTCAAGTTGTGGAAAGGCACAGTGGTGGCGGGTTATGGCACCGGCCAGATCCGCATCTATGAGGCAGTGACGGGAATTTTGCATGCTGAGGTCAACGCCCATGCCCGCTGGATCTACTCGCTGGACATTGCTCCGTTTTCTGGGCTG cttctgtctgctgctgaggacTCTCTAGTCAGGGTGTGGCACCTGACACTGACCCCCGAGACCAACAGTGTGGAG GTTGCCCATTTGCACaatgagtgtgtgacagacacacaaatctgTGGTGCCAAGTTCTGTGACGGCGATGGTTATGCCTTTGCAGTGACAGGCTATGACCTGAGCGAGATTATCCGCTACACACAGACCTAA
- the c20h2orf81 gene encoding uncharacterized protein C2orf81 homolog, with translation MPRSASKSQADKRGRVPSVQVTTPPTQDLEVDDIIPGRLTQAQWVDMLIQEDGDETVGEIMEELLSKVMEGCLKVFIERQLAPFSASWAKSYLTQILERQIMCLDEGEGPEELTKTEDSEPVPATSDAWAQGCVPVVNAIPQPQPTSQQEVDTGHVPVQTEPRVTEQCNIMAQTNSSPKHFETGTSPRRPVRDKHFKVLSPLPSPKVDQKKKHHINSPPRPVPCKFLPPLSRSAGKKVAEVEGKNRTHSTGSSYRQKDYQPIPKLHHSSLPRHCIFPQYEILDSNHRKPNYNKPSEAFKLEPRYNKQQTEWTVTPLVPITSSKDRPDRIQRRNEAGVWLKKSSPSTHRKEGMVSSGPLRLETI, from the exons ATGCCCCGCTCTGCATCCAAGTCCCAAGCTGACAAGCGTGGACGTGTGCCATCCGTCCAGGTGACCACACCTCCAACGCAGGACCTGGAGGTGGACGATATTATCCCTGGTCGCTTAACTCAGGCCCAATGGGTGGACATGTTGATCCAGGAGGATGGAGATGAGACAGTGGGCGAGATTATGGAGGAACTGTTGAGCAAGGTCATGGAAGGCTGTCTGAAGGTGTTCATTGAAAGACAG CTAGCACCTTTCTCTGCATCCTGGGCCAAGAGCTACCTCACACAGATTCTAGAGAGGCAAATTATGTGCCTGGATGAAGGGGAAGGACCAGAGGAGTTAACTAAAACAGAAGATTCAGAGCCTGTGCCAGCAACTTCAGATGCCTGGGCTCAGGGATGTGTGCCTGTTGTAAATGCTATCCCTCAACCTCAGCCCACCTCACAACAG GAGGTTGACACTGGCCACGTTCCAGTACAAACAGAGCCAAGAGTCACCGAGCAATGTAACATAATGGCCCAAACAAACAGCTCTCCAAAGCATTTTGAAACAGGTACAAGTCCCAGGAGGCCAGTCAGGGACAAGCACTTTAAAGTACTTAGTCCTCTTCCCTCACCAAAAGTtgatcaaaagaaaaagcaccATATTAATTCACCTCCCAGGCCTGTTCCATGCAAATTCCTGCCACCCCTTTCCCGTTCAGCAGGAAAAAAGGTTGCGGAGGTAGAGGGTAAAAATAGAACACATTCAACTGGATCATCATATCGGCAGAAGGACTACCAACCCATACCAAAGCTTCATCACTCCTCCCTGCCGCGACACTGCATCTTTCCTCAATATGAAATTTTGGATAGCAACCACAGAAAACCCAACTACAACAAACCAAGTGAAGCATTCAAATTAGAACCACGATATAACAAGCAGCAAACTGAGTGGACAGTAACCCCCCTGGTGCCAATAACCAGCTCCAAGGACCGTCCAGACAGGATTCAAAGGAGAAATGAGGCAGGCGTGTGGCTGAAGAAATCGTCTCCCTCTACACATAGAAAGGAAGGGATGGTGTCCTCTGGGCCACTGAGGCTGGAAACCATTTAG
- the aqp3a gene encoding aquaporin-3a, with protein MSRQKVYLEKLARFFQIRNLLLRQALAECLGTLILVMFGCGAVAQLVLSGGSHGMFLTVNFAFGFAATLGILVCGQVSGGHLNPAVTFALCLLGRERWRKFPMYFLFQTIGAFFGAAVIFGMYYDALWDHPGCFNVTGPKATAGIFATYPGKHLTIVNGFFDQIIGTAALIVCILAIVDPYNNPIPQGLEAFTVGFVVLVIGLSMGFNSGYAVNPARDLGPRIFTAMAGWGSEVFTVRNGWFLVPIFAPFLGTIIGVMIYQVMVGFHVEGEVRDKKSEEQENVRLTNVTANDNPKSPTKEMH; from the exons ATGAGCAGACAGAAGGTGTATTTGGAGAAACTGGCCCGGTTCTTCCAGATCCGTAACCTGCTGCTTCGTCAGGCCCTGGCAGAGTGTCTTGGCACCCTCATCCTTGTG ATGTTTGGCTGTGGTGCTGTGGCCCAGCTGGTATTGAGTGGCGGTTCCCATGGCATGTTCCTCACTGTCAACTTTGCCTTTGGCTTCGCTGCCACCTTAGGCATCCTGGTCTGTGGCCAGGTATCAG GTGGGCATCTGAATCCTGCAGTGACCTTTGCCCTGTGCCTGCTTGGAAGAGAGCGCTGGAGAAAGTTCCCCATGTACTTCCTCTTTCAGACAATCGGCGCTTTTTTCGGCGCTGCAGTCATTTTTGGCATGTACTATG ACGCCCTGTGGGACCATCCTGGATGCTTCAATGTGACTGGGCCTAAAGCCACAGCTGGCATCTTTGCAACCTACCCTGGAAAACATCTCACAATTGTCAATGGCTTCTTTGATCAG ATCATTGGCACAGCAGCGCTCATAGTTTGTATTCTGGCGATTGTGGATCCATACAATAACCCCATCCCCCAAGGGCTTGAGGCCTTCACTGTGGGATTTGTGGTTCTGGTCATTGGACTGTCAATGGGCTTTAACTCTGGCTATGCTGTCAACCCTGCCAGAGATCTCGGACCACGTATTTTCACCGCAATGGCTGGGTGGGGCAGCGAAGTTTTCAC GGTTAGAAACGGCTGGTTCCTGGTGCCCATTTTTGCCCCATTCCTTGGCACCATCATCGGTGTGATGATCTACCAGGTAATGGTTGGATTCCACGTGGAGGGAGAAGTGCGTGACAAGAAAAGCGAAGAGCAGGAGAATGTCCGACTCACTAATGTCACCGCCAACGACAACCCCAAAAGCCCAACCAAAGAAATGCACTGA
- the nol6 gene encoding nucleolar protein 6, translated as MKKKQTVIEDPGEMIPSKSRHKKEEQVEEDEAPVKAKRSKPEEAAGEEVVYHPVKLSRSDLYRPPSAEELNQLKEAESLFHCSLLKMQMEELLKEVALSERRKQQIDSFVQTVTELLQTVPESPEVEVSDLSWLSSEVKVPFLLVPKTTKGKFHMAPPASVDLIGSYPLGTCTKPCVMVDLAVTIPADVLHPKDVLNQRYPRKRALYLAGLAQYLTSSSDIGTMRYSCLHGNRLRPVLLLTPSGKESSSFTVRVHACPPPGFFKPSRFHPQRNNIRTEWYTGLQSSQSESSEPPTPHYNSCVLGDLLPRAHLQFLSAASSQCPAFAGGVALLKVWLHQRELDQGTGCFNGFLASMLLTYLLTTHRISNTMTAYQLLRNSLNFLASTDLTVNGISLAKDPDSTAPSLAEFHNAFQVVFVDPSGHLNMCADMTACTYKQLQHEASVSMQFWDDPTVDGFHSLLMTPKPMIRTSDHVFQLCELVKLQSSCKKLNLLSELMDNSGNYVQAALPYILTLFQQGLGQRIHLLTHSLSPEPEWSVESEAPKHKAHPPLSFGLLLRPELAASVLERGPPADSPKAAEFRQLWGSRSELRRFQDGAITEAVLWDGKSTCQKQLVPQQIITHLLELHADIPESCVRYVGATVDDVIKTGSEVPSTGEEESLVVVQSYDDLSRKLWRLEGLPLSITAVQGAHPALRYTQVFPPVPLKLDYSFFDREKTSRSLLPKEGRPCPAYITPITVICHMEGSGKWPHDRLAIRHIRAAFHIQLGELLKKHHNYICRPCPTHLDVWKDGLVFRIQVAYHREPQVLRESVNAEGLLVVRDNEEAQALEMVTIHKPLLTSTLHGLQQQHPCFGAVCRLAKRWLGAQLFSEDIAEDTADLLVASLFLQPAPFTPPGSPQVGFLRFLHLLSSFDWRNNPLIVNLNNQLTAADYTEIKNDFMASRESLPVMFIATPKDKKLSMWTKRAPSVQMLQRVVMLAAESLKVLEHQLMDGGQVQDVRVVMRPPLDAYDVLIHLNPKQVPLLGHAVDPPAVTFSRGVLTGTVSQSGGALPVIDYNPVSLYLAELREAFGDLALFFCDPYGGTVIAVLWKPKAFTPIPFKTSQVSARSVEVTGEEANTFPNVEAILEDFRVLGKGLVKSVEARTEKWSF; from the exons atgaaaaagaagcagacagtTATTGAGGACCCAGGAGAG ATGATTCCCTCAAAGTCCCGTCATaagaaagaggagcaggtggaggaagatgaggcTCCCGTTAAAGCCAAAAGGAGCAAACCTGAAGAGGCTGCAGGGGAGGAGGTGGTCTATCACCCAGTGAAGCTGTCCCGAAGTGATCTGTACAGACCTCCATCAGCAGAGGAGCTAAACCAGCTGAAGGAGGCAGAAAGCctgtttcactgcagcctgCTCAAAATGCAG ATGGaagagctgctgaaggaggTCGCCCTCAGTGAACGTAGGAAACAGCAAATAGACTCCTTCGTTCAGACAGTCACCGAGCTGCTCCAGACTGTGCCAGAGTCACCAGAGGTTGAG GTCAGTGATCTGTCATGGCTGTCTAGCGAGGTTAAGGTCCCCTTCCTCCTGGTGCCCAAAACAACAAAGGGCAAGTTCCACATGGCACCTCCTGCTTCTGTTGATCTGATCGGCAGCTACCCTCTGGGCACCTGCACCAAACCATGCGTTATGGTGGATCTGGCTGTCACAATCCCAGCT GATGTCCTCCACCCAAAGGATGTCTTGAATCAGAGGTATCCGAGGAAAAGGGCTCTCTACCTGGCAGGCCTGGCCCAGTATCTCACATCCTCCTCCGACATTGGAACCATGCGTTATTCCTGTCTCCACGGGAATCGACTCCGACCCGTTCTGCTGCTGACCCCTTCAG GTAAAGAGTCTTCCAGCTTCACTGTACGTGTTCATGCCTGTCCGCCTCCTGGATTCTTCAAGCCCAGCCGTTTCCACCCCCAGAGGAATAACATCCGGACAGAGTGGTACACCGGATTGCAGAGCTCCCAATCTG AGAGCAGTGAACCTCCCACTCCACATTACAATAGCTGTGTTCTGGGGGATTTGCTGCCCAGGGCTCACCTCCagtttctgtctgctgccagCTCCCAGTGCCCAGCGTTTGCTGGTGGGGTGGCTTTGCTCAAAGTCTGGCTTCATCAAAGGGAGCTTGACCAG GGCACTGGTTGTTTTAATGGCTTCCTGGCTTCAATGCTGTTGACTTACTTGCTGACCACTCACAGAATCAGCAACACCATGACAGCCTATCAGCTGCTTCGAAACAGCTTGAACTTCCTGG CCTCTACAGACCTGACAGTGAATGGAATTAGCCTCGCCAAAGATCCCGACTCTACAGCT CCGTCTCTGGCAGAGTTCCACAACGCTTTCCAGGTGGTGTTTGTTGACCCTTCAGGACATCTCAACATGTGTGCTGACATGACCGCTTGTACCTACAAACag CTGCAGCACGAGGCATCTGTGTCGATGCAGTTCTGGGACGACCCCACAGTGGATGGGTTTCACAGCCTCCTCATGACACCCAAACCCATGATAAGGACAAGCGACCACGTATTCCA GTTATGTGAGCTGGTGAAGCTTCAGTCCAGCTGTAAGAAACTGAATCTCCTCAGTGAGCTGAtggacaacagtggaaattATGTCCAGGCGGCGCTCCCTTATATTCTGACACTGTTTCAGCAAGGACTGGGCCAAAGGATCCACCTCCTCAcgcactccctctctcctgaGCCTGAG TGGTCTGTGGAGAGTGAagctccaaaacacaaagcccaccctcccctctccttcgGTTTGCTCTTAAGGCCGGAGCTGGCAGCCTCTGTCCTGGAAAGAGGCCCACCTGCAGACAGCCCCAAG GCGGCTGAGTTTCGGCAGCTGTGGGGTTCACGCTCCGAGCTGCGTCGTTTCCAGGACGGTGCCATCACCGAGGCCGTGCTGTGGGACGGAAAGAGCACGTGCCAAAAACAACTGGTCCCCCAACAGATCATCACACACCTGCTGGAGCT ACATGCCGATATCCCCGAATCCTGCGTGCGTTATGTGGGGGCGACGGTGGATGACGTCATCAAAACGGGAAGTGAG GTGCCGAgtactggagaggaggagagtttaGTGGTGGTTCAGTCCTATGATGACCTGAGCAGGAAACTGTGGAGGCTGGAGggtcttcctctctccatcacagcAGTGCAAGGAGCCCACCCTGCACTCAGATACACACAG GTCTTCCCCCCTGTGCCACTGAAGCTGGATTATTCCTTCTTCGACAGAGAAAAGACGTCAAGATCATTGTTGCCAAAGGAAGGCAGACCCTGTCCCGCTTATATCACACCTATCACAG TGATCTGTCACATGGAGGGGAGTGGAAAGTGGCCTCATGACCGCCTCGCCATCCGCCATATTCGAGCTGCCTTCCACATCCAGCTGGGAGAGTTACTCAAGAAGCACCATAATTATATATGCAGGCCCTGCCCCACACACCTGGATGTGTGGAAG GACGGTTTGGTGTTCCGTATCCAGGTGGCGTACCATCGGGAGCCTCAGGTGCTGAGGGAGAGTGTGAATGCAGAGGGGCTGCTGGTTGTAAGGGACAACGAGGAGGCTCAGGCTCTGGAGATGGTCACCATTCACAAGCCTCTGCTTACCAGCACATTGCATGG actccagcagcagcacccatGTTTCGGGGCAGTGTGTCGCCTGGCCAAACGCTGGCTGGGGGCTCAGCTCTTCAGTGAAGACATtgcagaggacacagcagaCCTGCTGGTGGCGTCGCTTTTCCTGCAGCCTGCACCCTTTACTCCTCCGGG TTCCCCTCAGGTCGGCTTCCTTCGTTTCCTTCATCTGCTTTCCTCTTTTGACTGGAGGAACAACCCGCTGATAGTCAACCTCAACAACCAGCTCACAG CCGCCGACTACACAGAGATCAAGAATGACTTCATGGCCTCCAGGGAGTCTCTGCCTGTCATGTTTATAGCTACGCCTAAGGACAAAAAACTGTCTATGTGGACCAAGAGAGCACCTAGTGTACAG atgctGCAGCGTGTGGTGATGCTGGCTGCAGAGAGTCTGAAGGTGCTGGAGCATCAGCTGATGGACGGCGGCCAGGTGCAAGATGTCAGG gtggtcATGCGCCCTCCCCTGGATGCCTATGATGTGCTGATTCACCTGAACCCCAAGCAGGTTCCCCTGCTGGGCCATGCAGTCGACCCTCCTGCTGTCACATTCAGCAGGGGCGTCTTGACCGGCACTGTGTCCCAGTCTGGAGGGGCCCTGCCTGTCATCGACTACAACCCCGTGTCCCTCTACCTGGCAGAGCTCAGA gaggCCTTTGGGGACCTGGCGCTCTTCTTCTGTGATCCCTATGGTGGAACAGTGATCGCAGTCTTATGGAAGCCAAAGGCCTTTACCCCGATACCCTTTAAG ACGTCACAGGTGTCTGCTCGGAGcgtggaggtgactggagagGAAGCAAACACTTTTCCCAATGTGGAAGCAATACTGGAGGACTTCCGGGTCCTGGGAAAGGGTTTGGTTAAATCAGTGGAAGCCAGGACTGAAAAATGGTCATTTTAG